The Mugil cephalus isolate CIBA_MC_2020 chromosome 19, CIBA_Mcephalus_1.1, whole genome shotgun sequence genome has a window encoding:
- the LOC124997075 gene encoding very long-chain acyl-CoA synthetase codes for MIALLFSSVLAGLLALLLYQRNAYPFFWMDLVYYLKLRSYRKTLQARMLQGIITYLDCFLYQARTIPNKPFIVFEDQTLTYRDVDRRSNQFANAFRSEGFLKQGDVVAVLMCNEPDFMCAWLGLCKLDCEVAFLNSNIKAKSLLHCFQACGAKTLVVGADLLRVVKEVRPDLKKDNVAVWVVDHTSPSEDFNTLLDKVDNMSAETISDIPKVDIMSNFVYIFTSGTTGLSKAARVGHLKAIASMAFFHMCGATSDDVIYITLPLYHMSASLLGIGGCIQLGATCVLKKKFSATQFWKDCVKHKVTVVQYIGELCRYLLNHPMVPEERAHCVRLAAGSGLRTDVWKKFIKRFRIKKIREGYGLTEASIGFLNYTDEVGPIGRASYFNKLSMPFELLRYDPQTYEPVRTDSGRCIRAQTGEAGILVAPLTAMNQFLGYAGNKVQSEKKLVRDVLKAGDVYFNTGDLLLHDHMDFLYFRDRIGDTFRWKGENVSTTEVSEALGLLNFIQEANVYGVTIPGHEGRAGMAAIVLKRDQELVGNKLYHHLVETLPAYAWPLFLRIQTSLDVTETFKQQKAKLVQEGFNPDVTDDPLYFLSVSEKEYIPLTSALYQDIVSGKIRF; via the exons ATGATAGCCCTGCTGTTCAGCAGCGTTTTGGCAGGGTTACTGGCTCTGCTTCTTTACCAGAGAAACGCGTATCCCTTCTTCTGGATGGACCTGGTGTATTACTTGAAGCTTCGGAGCTACAGAAAGACTTTGCAGGCTCGCATGCTGCAAGGGATCATCACATACCTCGACTGTTTCCTCTACCAAGCGAGGACGATCCCGAACAAACCCTTTATTGTCTTCGAAGACCAGACGCTGACATATAGAGATGTGGACAGGAGGAGTAACCAGTTTGCGAACGCGTTCAGGTCGGAGGGATTCCTGAAACAAGGAGACGTTGTTGCTGTGCTGATGTGCAACGAGCCGGACTTTATGTGTGCGTGGTTGGGGCTATGTAAACTGGACTGTGAAGTGGCCTTTCTCAACAGCAACATAAAAGCCAAATCTCTGCTCCACTGCTTCCAGGCCTGCGGAGCCAAGACGCTCGTTGTTGGCGCAG atttGCTGCGTGTGGTGAAGGAGGTGCGACCTGACCTGAAGAAGGACAATGTGGCCGTGTGGGTCGTGGATCACACGTCACCCTCTGAGGACTTCAACACTTTACTAGATAAGGTGGACAACATGTCTGCAGAAACCATCAGTGACATTCCTAAAGTTGACATCATGTCAAACTTTGTCTACATCTTTACCTCTGGCACCACAG GTCTCTCCAAGGCAGCCCGTGTAGGTCACCTGAAAGCCATCGCGAGCATGGCCTTTTTTCACATGTGTGGAGCAACATCCGATGACGTCATCTACATCACTCTCCCTCTTTACCACATGTCTGCCTCCCTGTTGGGGATTGGAGGATGCATCCAGCTTG GTGCGACGTGTGTGTTAAAGAAGAAGTTCTCCGCCACTCAATTTTGGAAGGACTGCGTGAAACACAAAGTGACTGTGGTGCAGTACATAGGAGAGCTCTGCCGGTACCTGCTGAACCATCCGATG gttccagaggagagagctcaCTGTGTTCGGCTGGCAGCAGGAAGTGGTCTCAGGACAGACGTTTGGAAGAAGTTCATCAAACGCTTTCGTATAAAAAAGATCAGGGAGGGTTACGGATTGACTGAAGCCAGCATCGGCTTCCTCAACTATACCGATGAGGTTGGGCCGATCGGGAGAGCGAGCTACTTCAACAAG ctCTCCATGCCCTTTGAACTCCTGAGATATGATCCACAAACATATGAACCAGTCCGAACAGACTCTGGAAGATGCATACGAGCACAAACAG GAGAGGCAGGGATCCTGGTAGCTCCTCTCACGGCTATGAACCAGTTCCTGGGTTACGCTGGGAACAAGGTCCAGTCTGAGAAGAAGCTGGTCAGGGATGTGCTTAAAGCTGGAGACGTCTACTTCAACACTGGAGATCTCCTGCTTCATGATCACATGGACTTCCTTTACTTCCGTGACCGCATTGGAGACACCTTCAG GTGGAAAGGAGAGAATGTATCCACTACAGAAGTGTCTGAGGCATTGGGTCTTCTAAATTTTATCCAGGAAGCAAATGTGTACGGAGTCACCATACCAG GACATGAAGGTCGTGCAGGCATGGCTGCTATCGTTTTAAAACGGGATCAAGAGTTAGTTGGAAATAAACTCTATCACCATTTGGTGGAAACACTTCCTGCATATGCCTGGCCCTTGTTCCTCAGAATACAG ACCTCCCTTGACGTGACAGAAACTTTTAAGCAGCAGAAGGCGAAGCTGGTCCAGGAAGGTTTTAATCCAGATGTCACGGATGATCCTCTATATTTCTTAAGTGTCTCAGAGAAGGAATATATCCCCCTGACCTCAGCCCTATATCAAGACATTGTGTCTGGAAAGATCCGTTTCTAA